Proteins co-encoded in one Rhodothermia bacterium genomic window:
- the folB gene encoding dihydroneopterin aldolase, with product MIHKGTVRLMNAVFYAHHGVMQEEHRIGGRYEVDVIMRLDFKQAAERDELNATVDYGAVYEVIRTLVTTNKFYLIERLAYLIGEAIMQQFTIVQSAEVTVRKVNPPVGGTCDKAEAVFEIFR from the coding sequence ATGATCCATAAAGGAACTGTGCGGCTTATGAATGCCGTTTTTTATGCCCACCATGGTGTAATGCAAGAGGAGCATCGGATTGGTGGACGATACGAGGTGGATGTAATCATGCGGTTGGACTTCAAGCAAGCTGCTGAGCGAGATGAACTTAACGCGACCGTAGATTATGGAGCTGTTTATGAAGTGATCCGTACATTGGTTACGACCAATAAGTTTTACTTAATCGAGCGGCTTGCCTATTTGATTGGAGAAGCCATAATGCAACAATTTACCATAGTCCAATCCGCCGAAGTGACCGTGCGCAAAGTCAATCCTCCTGTAGGCGGTACATGCGACAAAGCGGAAGCCGTTTTTGAAATTTTTAGATGA